A region from the Variovorax sp. RKNM96 genome encodes:
- a CDS encoding type ISP restriction/modification enzyme, with the protein MTALSTLLNTYRNAAASEREKGTYFEELIVCYLRNEATYRDLYSDVWTYSEWATLQGLDKRDAGIDLVARTQGTGEIHAIQCKLYAEDYRLQKSDIDSFFTASGKKPFARRIIISTTNHWSDHAEDALRDQQPPVNKVDLYDLENSQIDWSKYQPRGAPVLKPLKALRPHQSTALDKVLTGLQGADRGKLIMACGTGKTFTSLKIAEALAGKGKRVLFLVPSLSLLSQTLTEWTQESSTPLHSFAVCSDSDVGKKRQKEDDSVQTFTHELRYPATTQPSRLAGEIAKRHDDSHMSVVFGTYHSIDVVSQAQHQFGLADFDLIVCDEAHRTTGATFDGDDESTFVKVHDGDFLRASKRIYMTATPRIYGDSAKATAERDSVTLCSMDDKALYGEELFVITFSEAVKRGLLVDYKVIVLAVEEAHVSRRLQGLLADDNNQLKVDDAAKIVGCWKALSKQGLSEDLAGDREAMQRAVAFCQVIEVSKGARTHKVSSKNIAAMFQAVVEAYQETEDEETASQLACEAAHVDGGMNASEKEAKLSWLKEPTPENTCRILSNVRCLSEGVDVPALDAVLFLTPRNSQVDVVQSVGRVMRNAPGKKLGYVILPVVIPAGIEPHEALSDNKTYAVVWQVLQALRSHDDRFDAMVNKLDLIGKDTSKMEVIAITDKIAKKAAKKTADQNGAAAKGAFAIGEPVKRHGKEAQQDLPFEIGEIEKAIYAKLVQKVGNRHHWEDWANDIAKIARTHISRIAAIVEDQTNTSERSAFFAFADELRDDLNSKVTDAEIIEMLAQHLITKPVFDALFSDYSFAQHNPMSLAMQNVLDVLHEHRLDKEVDTLQSFYDSVKLRAEGIDNATGKQKIIVELYDKFFRNAFPRMTERLGIVYTPVEVVDFIIHSVNHILQTEFGQTLGSKGVHIIDPFVGTGTFVTRLLQSGLISPEELPHKYKHEVHANEIVLLAYYIAAINIEAVYHSIVKGKYQPFEGICLTDTFQMYEKEDLVDALLVDNSARRSRQKKLDIRVIVGNPPYSSGDKNDNNNKSIEYPLLDERISKTYVARSSKSVGKSKIYDSYIRAIRWASDRIGKSGVIGFVTNASFLDANAADGLRKCLADEFSSIYVFHLRGNQRTAGELSRKEGGKIFGGGSRAPIAISILVKNPQASQHGKINFHDIGDYLSRDEKLEKIAGYSSLSGIDLAGGWKPITPDGHGDWFGQRSADFEEFIRVGRKADSDGVALFRTYSMGVKSNRDDWVYGFSRSKTERRIIDMIDFFNQEVSRYLSSSTTIDVEQFVVRDKGRIKWTSDVLNDVEKGRVHAYDGDGLVKSHYRPFTKQWVYSSKAWNWSRHLMPSYFPDGASENKVICVTGVGSTNEFCALISDTLPDLELVSKGQCLPMYVYGAPENRTADDLFVRKGATMAQRKRQSGLTDESLSHFLAAYPGESIDKEDLFYYVYGLLHSPDYRDRYGDNLTKGLPRIPCVKSNTDFWMFSQAGRRLADLHLNYETVEPYAVALSSEGRSLTDADYRVEKMRYGKKGSDKDLTTLHYNTKITVTGIPLDAYDYVVNGKPALDWVVERQCVKIDKDSGITNDANDWATETMGNPRYPLELFLRVVTVSLETMKIVRSLPALEIQS; encoded by the coding sequence ATGACCGCTCTTTCCACTCTGCTGAATACCTACCGCAACGCCGCTGCTTCCGAACGTGAGAAAGGCACCTACTTCGAAGAGCTAATTGTCTGCTATCTGCGCAACGAGGCAACTTATCGAGATCTATACAGCGATGTCTGGACGTACTCCGAGTGGGCAACGCTCCAAGGGCTCGACAAACGCGACGCAGGCATCGATCTTGTCGCCAGAACGCAAGGTACCGGCGAAATTCACGCCATCCAATGCAAGCTCTATGCTGAAGACTATCGCCTCCAAAAGAGCGATATCGACAGCTTCTTTACCGCATCAGGGAAGAAGCCATTTGCTCGCCGGATCATCATTAGCACGACCAACCACTGGAGCGATCATGCTGAAGACGCCTTGCGCGACCAGCAGCCTCCCGTCAACAAGGTCGACCTGTATGACCTGGAAAACAGCCAAATCGATTGGTCCAAATACCAGCCACGCGGTGCACCGGTCCTGAAGCCTCTCAAGGCGCTGCGACCACATCAAAGCACAGCGCTCGACAAGGTCTTGACGGGCCTCCAGGGCGCCGACCGCGGCAAGCTCATCATGGCATGCGGCACCGGAAAGACCTTCACAAGCTTGAAGATCGCTGAAGCGCTCGCCGGCAAGGGAAAGCGCGTCTTATTCCTCGTTCCCAGTTTGTCATTGTTGTCGCAAACCTTGACCGAGTGGACTCAAGAAAGCTCAACGCCGTTGCATAGCTTCGCTGTGTGCTCCGATAGCGATGTCGGGAAGAAGCGCCAGAAGGAGGATGACAGCGTTCAGACGTTCACTCACGAACTACGCTACCCCGCCACAACTCAGCCCTCAAGGCTGGCCGGAGAGATCGCCAAGCGCCACGACGACTCTCACATGAGCGTTGTATTCGGGACCTATCACTCCATCGACGTTGTCAGTCAAGCCCAGCATCAATTCGGTTTGGCGGACTTTGATTTGATTGTGTGCGATGAAGCGCATCGAACCACGGGCGCAACATTTGACGGCGACGATGAAAGCACCTTCGTCAAGGTGCACGATGGCGATTTCCTTCGTGCGTCCAAGCGGATCTACATGACCGCTACTCCGCGCATCTATGGAGATAGCGCAAAGGCCACCGCTGAGCGAGATAGCGTGACCTTATGCTCCATGGATGACAAGGCGCTGTATGGCGAGGAGCTTTTTGTCATCACGTTCTCCGAGGCCGTCAAACGCGGTCTGCTGGTGGACTACAAGGTTATCGTGCTTGCCGTGGAAGAGGCTCATGTCAGTCGGCGCCTCCAGGGCCTTCTGGCGGACGACAACAACCAACTCAAGGTTGATGATGCCGCCAAGATCGTAGGCTGCTGGAAGGCTCTGTCCAAGCAGGGGTTAAGCGAAGACCTTGCCGGCGACCGCGAAGCGATGCAGCGCGCCGTGGCCTTCTGCCAAGTGATCGAGGTAAGTAAGGGCGCCAGAACCCATAAGGTCAGCTCGAAGAATATTGCGGCAATGTTCCAGGCCGTTGTCGAGGCGTATCAAGAAACCGAAGACGAGGAAACCGCCTCGCAACTGGCCTGCGAAGCCGCCCACGTCGACGGAGGAATGAATGCTAGCGAGAAAGAAGCAAAGCTTTCTTGGCTGAAGGAACCGACTCCCGAAAACACTTGCCGCATTCTCAGCAACGTTCGTTGTCTGTCGGAGGGCGTAGATGTGCCGGCGCTGGATGCCGTGTTGTTCCTTACTCCCCGGAACTCGCAGGTAGACGTCGTTCAATCAGTGGGGCGCGTCATGCGCAACGCTCCTGGCAAAAAGCTTGGCTACGTCATTCTGCCGGTGGTCATCCCCGCTGGCATCGAGCCTCATGAAGCGCTGAGCGACAACAAGACGTATGCCGTGGTCTGGCAGGTTCTACAAGCCTTGCGCTCGCACGATGATCGCTTCGATGCGATGGTCAACAAGCTCGATCTGATCGGCAAAGACACCAGCAAGATGGAAGTGATCGCCATCACTGACAAGATCGCCAAGAAGGCGGCAAAGAAAACAGCGGACCAGAATGGCGCGGCCGCCAAAGGCGCCTTTGCCATTGGTGAGCCAGTCAAACGGCACGGGAAAGAAGCGCAACAAGACCTTCCGTTTGAAATTGGTGAGATCGAGAAGGCCATCTACGCCAAGCTGGTACAGAAGGTCGGCAATCGGCATCACTGGGAGGATTGGGCAAACGACATCGCCAAGATTGCTCGGACCCACATTTCCCGCATCGCAGCCATCGTTGAGGATCAGACAAATACCTCCGAGCGCAGTGCTTTCTTCGCCTTCGCAGATGAGTTGCGAGACGACCTGAACAGCAAGGTCACAGATGCCGAGATCATCGAGATGCTTGCTCAGCACCTCATTACCAAACCGGTGTTCGATGCCCTGTTTAGCGATTACAGCTTCGCCCAGCATAACCCGATGTCGCTCGCGATGCAGAACGTCCTGGATGTGTTGCATGAGCATCGTTTGGACAAGGAGGTCGACACGCTGCAATCGTTCTATGACAGTGTGAAGCTTCGCGCTGAGGGGATCGACAACGCTACAGGCAAGCAAAAAATCATCGTCGAGCTCTACGACAAGTTCTTCCGCAACGCCTTCCCCAGGATGACTGAGCGGCTGGGCATTGTTTACACACCCGTTGAGGTAGTGGACTTCATCATTCACAGCGTCAACCACATCCTGCAAACCGAGTTTGGGCAAACACTGGGCAGCAAGGGTGTTCACATCATCGACCCCTTCGTCGGCACCGGCACATTCGTCACCCGCTTGTTGCAGAGCGGGCTCATATCGCCCGAAGAACTTCCCCACAAGTACAAGCACGAAGTTCACGCGAATGAGATTGTGCTGCTGGCTTACTACATCGCCGCCATCAACATCGAGGCCGTATATCACAGCATTGTGAAGGGCAAGTACCAACCCTTTGAGGGAATCTGCTTGACCGACACCTTCCAGATGTACGAGAAAGAAGATTTGGTGGACGCACTGTTGGTGGACAACAGTGCCCGCCGCAGTCGGCAGAAGAAGTTAGATATTCGCGTGATCGTCGGAAATCCCCCGTACTCTTCTGGCGACAAGAACGACAACAACAATAAGAGTATCGAGTACCCATTGCTTGACGAGCGGATTTCCAAAACTTATGTGGCACGCTCTTCCAAGTCGGTGGGAAAAAGCAAAATTTATGACTCATACATCCGGGCCATCCGATGGGCCAGCGACCGCATTGGAAAAAGTGGAGTCATAGGCTTCGTCACAAATGCAAGCTTCCTCGATGCCAACGCGGCAGATGGCTTGCGCAAATGTCTGGCTGACGAATTCAGCAGCATCTACGTCTTTCACTTGCGTGGGAATCAGCGCACCGCAGGCGAACTATCACGCAAAGAAGGAGGCAAGATTTTTGGTGGCGGCAGCCGTGCCCCGATTGCCATCTCGATCTTAGTAAAGAACCCGCAGGCCTCTCAGCATGGCAAGATCAATTTCCACGACATCGGTGACTATCTGAGTCGGGATGAGAAGCTTGAGAAGATCGCGGGCTATTCCAGCCTATCGGGGATCGATCTGGCAGGTGGTTGGAAGCCGATCACTCCAGATGGACATGGGGACTGGTTTGGACAGCGCAGCGCCGATTTCGAAGAGTTCATACGCGTTGGGCGAAAAGCTGATTCGGACGGCGTTGCTCTCTTTAGAACGTACTCGATGGGCGTCAAATCGAATCGAGACGACTGGGTATATGGTTTCTCTAGGTCAAAGACTGAGCGCCGAATCATCGACATGATTGATTTCTTCAACCAAGAGGTGTCCAGATATCTGAGTAGTTCAACGACGATAGATGTTGAGCAATTTGTCGTGCGTGACAAGGGCAGGATCAAGTGGACATCAGATGTATTGAACGACGTCGAGAAGGGAAGAGTCCATGCGTACGACGGGGATGGATTGGTTAAGTCGCACTATCGCCCGTTTACAAAACAGTGGGTCTACTCCAGTAAGGCTTGGAATTGGAGCCGGCATCTCATGCCGAGCTATTTCCCCGATGGCGCCTCGGAGAATAAGGTGATCTGCGTAACGGGCGTAGGCTCAACGAACGAGTTTTGCGCGTTAATTTCCGACACGTTGCCGGACCTTGAGCTTGTTTCAAAGGGACAATGCCTCCCGATGTATGTGTATGGCGCACCAGAAAATCGAACGGCCGATGACTTATTCGTGCGGAAGGGCGCGACGATGGCTCAAAGAAAGCGCCAAAGCGGTCTAACAGACGAGAGTCTTTCGCATTTTCTGGCGGCCTATCCTGGCGAGTCCATCGACAAGGAAGACCTCTTCTATTACGTGTACGGTCTGCTGCATTCGCCCGACTACCGCGACCGCTATGGCGACAATCTGACCAAGGGTTTGCCCCGCATACCATGCGTTAAATCGAATACGGACTTCTGGATGTTTTCGCAAGCAGGCCGCAGACTGGCCGATCTGCACCTGAACTATGAAACAGTAGAGCCGTACGCTGTTGCCCTCAGCAGCGAGGGTAGATCGTTGACTGATGCCGACTACCGTGTCGAGAAGATGAGATACGGCAAGAAGGGTAGCGATAAGGATCTCACCACACTGCACTACAACACAAAAATCACGGTGACTGGCATCCCGCTCGACGCCTATGACTACGTGGTCAACGGCAAGCCTGCGTTGGACTGGGTTGTAGAACGCCAGTGCGTGAAGATCGACAAGGATAGCGGCATCACCAATGATGCCAACGATTGGGCGACGGAAACGATGGGCAATCCACGATATCCGCTTGAACTCTTCCTGCGTGTAGTCACTGTAAGCCTGGAGACGATGAAAATCGTTCGATCCCTTCCTGCGCTGGAAATCCAATCCTGA
- a CDS encoding site-specific integrase, with the protein MSIIKRGNSKVWYIQFQMSGKTYIKSSRTTDKKAAQQIETDWKARLHAEQHLGQKERITLKAAMAQFCESKAGTPNHRGLVTSTKIVTRLMAVNKPLAEVTSHELERFKRDRMGEGASGQTIRHNLNLIRSAWKYAAKLGYRTAELNFPEIKLAKSPLRYLSDEEERRLLACLDPRREVKGLPPYEERIPEMKRSMQDAYDLVVMLLDTGARYSEIANIEWSRIDMNDRTIHLWRPKVQNEAILYMTDRVFGILSRRAGSAGRYIFENKKGGPRGYASLAIRRALRKAGLADSKIHTLRHTHASRLIQNGMSVYEVREVLGHTDIKTTMRYAHLETRQVTSKARDVINRLNTGAALEILGPQRNML; encoded by the coding sequence ATGTCGATCATCAAACGCGGCAACAGCAAGGTCTGGTACATCCAGTTCCAGATGAGCGGCAAGACCTACATCAAGTCGTCCAGAACAACGGACAAGAAGGCGGCGCAGCAGATCGAGACGGATTGGAAGGCTCGGCTCCACGCTGAACAGCATCTGGGTCAGAAGGAGCGAATCACGCTCAAGGCGGCGATGGCACAGTTTTGCGAATCGAAGGCTGGCACGCCGAACCACCGAGGGCTCGTCACGAGCACCAAGATCGTCACTCGCCTGATGGCTGTTAACAAGCCGCTGGCCGAAGTTACCTCGCACGAGCTGGAGCGGTTCAAGCGGGATCGGATGGGCGAAGGGGCAAGCGGTCAGACGATCCGCCACAACCTCAACCTGATCCGCAGCGCCTGGAAGTACGCGGCCAAGCTCGGCTACCGCACGGCCGAGCTCAACTTCCCTGAGATCAAACTGGCGAAGTCACCGCTGCGCTACCTGTCCGATGAAGAGGAACGGCGACTGCTCGCGTGTCTCGACCCGAGGCGAGAGGTCAAGGGGCTGCCTCCATACGAAGAGCGGATCCCGGAGATGAAGCGCAGCATGCAGGATGCGTACGACCTCGTCGTGATGTTGCTCGACACCGGCGCTCGCTACAGTGAGATTGCCAACATCGAGTGGTCACGGATTGACATGAACGACCGCACCATTCACCTCTGGCGTCCGAAGGTGCAGAACGAGGCAATTCTGTACATGACGGATCGGGTGTTCGGCATCCTCAGTCGCCGGGCGGGAAGCGCCGGTCGGTACATCTTCGAGAACAAGAAGGGAGGGCCGAGGGGGTACGCGAGTCTTGCGATCCGCAGGGCCCTACGGAAGGCTGGCCTTGCCGACAGCAAGATCCACACGCTGCGACACACGCATGCGTCTCGGCTGATTCAGAACGGAATGAGCGTCTACGAGGTGCGGGAGGTGCTCGGTCATACCGACATCAAAACGACGATGCGATACGCACACCTTGAAACTCGGCAGGTCACGTCGAAAGCACGCGATGTCATTAATCGACTGAATACGGGTGCAGCCCTAGAGATTTTAGGTCCACAACGTAATATGCTGTAA
- a CDS encoding NADAR family protein, producing the protein MITIDSTPKIYKRSEAVVFHKTKEAFGDLSNMAAGYPIKINGTHILTSEALYQACRYPHLPDIQKAILSEASPMAAKMKSKPHRKSSSRADWDEQRVAIMEWCLRTKLAMNRTEFSRFLLATKDKPIVEQSAKDPFWGALVVDDDTLKGQNVLGQLLVGLREEIKAGAVEHGFVEPLSIPEFSLYGQPIPKLGFRSSLAQ; encoded by the coding sequence ATGATCACCATCGATTCCACTCCAAAGATTTACAAGCGTTCGGAAGCCGTCGTTTTCCACAAAACGAAGGAAGCGTTCGGAGACCTCTCGAACATGGCTGCCGGCTATCCGATCAAGATCAACGGCACGCACATCCTGACGAGCGAAGCGCTGTATCAAGCGTGCCGCTACCCGCACCTTCCCGATATCCAGAAGGCGATCCTCAGCGAAGCCAGCCCGATGGCCGCGAAGATGAAATCGAAGCCGCATCGAAAGAGCAGTTCTCGTGCGGATTGGGATGAGCAGCGTGTGGCAATCATGGAGTGGTGCTTGCGGACGAAGCTCGCGATGAACCGGACCGAGTTCAGCCGCTTCCTGCTGGCGACCAAGGACAAGCCGATTGTCGAGCAGTCCGCCAAGGATCCGTTCTGGGGAGCGCTCGTTGTCGATGACGACACGTTGAAGGGCCAGAACGTCCTCGGCCAACTGCTTGTCGGCCTGCGCGAAGAGATCAAGGCCGGCGCCGTCGAACACGGCTTCGTTGAGCCGCTCTCTATACCGGAGTTTTCTCTTTACGGCCAGCCAATCCCAAAGCTTGGCTTCAGGTCCTCGCTCGCGCAATGA
- a CDS encoding plasmid replication protein, CyRepA1 family translates to MLIAINRHLVNKASGEELAQANGQFENLDVTPSELAKLIDHGFAFCAQHNGGWRASKNFTVSGFLAVDIDHGLSVETVLNDPYFLQYGSLLYTTPSHQPDAHRFRVVFELETPISDGEELKRALTGLIVRFGADGACKDPCRLFFGSKDSHPVVIGKCLPATEVEALQVRAEESRARSASGGDSNKGIPSAVRSRLTVATDTTVRTAHGGATLLRDLPPRTSIFCPQHIDNRPSAFTLRNRHDVPGLSCSACNATFFVDDGSGVRHSSYRFDYHWDSILALNYEQYSNHMDHYGNIDMSAVLGGRVRQWSEVRYLPYDEATPELLPQFDHVPPQSGVVMGEQLVGYEFKARAEITLVKSPKGSGKTEWLKQLVHDATTTDLSVLLIGHRRALISSTAERIGLTSYLASREDEEDDTAPRSDYRIPNRRYAVCVDSLDKLNTQFDHYDIVVIDEVEQVIAHLLSATLREHRREALMRFQYYLKQAGALYLLDADLNRVTINVLDAMLDDDRDRSFQVLLNWWQPDNRTVHLYEGTKPDPLTGELIGSLARGERCFVCSNSKEFVDRLEGEVVTRFGTNIKALKITSDNSQKPEIQAIVRNIRTRALDYDVIFTSPALGTGIDITFDDDAPLIDTVYGFFQARINTHFDIDQQLSRVRNPKRVNVWVSPQEFQFETDEEAIKAELLASGTEHRQLLSIKSDGKLVYDDLYDTVYASVTASERASKNRLRQNFIELRQSNGWKIETGTVDRDTAQLGKEVGKAGKEALQRERFEQILAAPQIMTARYEALQTAERNEKLKDTDKPAMRRYEIEAFYRCDATPELLEADDEGKLREAVRRFEMLMDNDEELRKKDSWESHALAPDQGQLLLKKKLLVDMFTTASIMRDGVFDAEVEIESAQLRAFAEEVRKRKVQIERYFSMPVRADVAKKPIRQLQDLLAWLGLSFPKRRIEQSGKTKRYFYGLDADRLRTVSDWVDVHKDPHQSESWRARRDYEALPDEAVSTPGNPADTSDPLDRPARKDVQPSEV, encoded by the coding sequence ATGCTGATCGCGATCAACCGTCACCTCGTCAACAAGGCCTCCGGTGAAGAACTGGCGCAGGCCAACGGTCAGTTCGAAAACCTCGATGTCACCCCCTCGGAACTCGCGAAGCTGATCGACCACGGATTCGCTTTCTGCGCTCAGCACAATGGTGGATGGCGAGCGTCCAAGAACTTCACGGTCTCCGGCTTCCTGGCCGTGGATATCGATCACGGCCTGAGCGTCGAGACCGTGCTGAATGACCCGTATTTCTTGCAGTATGGAAGTCTGCTCTACACCACGCCGAGCCATCAACCCGACGCCCATCGCTTCCGGGTGGTGTTTGAGCTGGAAACGCCTATCTCGGATGGGGAGGAGTTGAAGCGCGCGTTGACCGGATTGATCGTCAGATTCGGTGCGGACGGCGCATGCAAGGATCCGTGCCGACTGTTTTTTGGCTCCAAGGATTCGCATCCAGTCGTCATCGGCAAGTGCCTTCCCGCAACCGAGGTTGAGGCGCTTCAGGTCCGCGCCGAGGAGAGCCGTGCCCGTTCGGCATCGGGCGGCGATTCCAACAAGGGAATCCCCAGTGCGGTGCGTTCTCGGCTCACGGTCGCTACCGATACGACCGTCCGAACGGCGCATGGAGGAGCGACATTGCTTCGCGATCTCCCCCCACGCACCAGCATCTTCTGCCCGCAACACATCGACAACCGACCCAGTGCTTTCACCCTGCGCAACCGCCATGACGTCCCGGGCTTGTCGTGCAGTGCTTGCAACGCAACCTTCTTCGTGGATGACGGCTCTGGCGTTCGACATTCGTCCTACCGGTTCGACTACCACTGGGATTCGATCCTGGCGCTGAACTACGAGCAGTACAGCAATCACATGGATCATTACGGCAACATCGACATGTCGGCCGTTCTGGGTGGGCGCGTTCGCCAGTGGAGCGAAGTACGGTACTTACCTTACGACGAAGCGACTCCTGAGCTACTTCCACAGTTCGATCATGTTCCGCCGCAGTCGGGTGTGGTCATGGGCGAGCAACTCGTCGGCTACGAATTCAAGGCGCGCGCCGAAATCACGCTCGTCAAGAGTCCGAAGGGCAGCGGCAAGACAGAATGGCTCAAGCAGTTGGTCCACGACGCAACGACCACCGACCTGTCGGTCCTGCTGATCGGCCACCGCCGTGCCTTGATCTCATCCACAGCGGAGCGGATCGGCCTGACGAGCTATCTGGCTTCTCGCGAGGACGAAGAGGACGATACCGCGCCGCGCTCGGACTATCGCATTCCCAACCGTCGCTACGCGGTGTGCGTGGACAGCTTGGACAAGCTCAACACCCAGTTCGATCACTACGACATTGTTGTGATCGACGAGGTGGAGCAAGTCATCGCGCATCTGTTGTCGGCGACTTTGCGCGAGCATCGCCGAGAAGCGCTGATGCGGTTTCAGTACTACCTCAAGCAAGCGGGAGCGCTGTACCTTCTTGATGCCGACTTGAACCGCGTCACGATCAATGTTCTAGACGCCATGCTGGATGACGACCGCGACCGCAGCTTTCAAGTGTTGTTGAACTGGTGGCAACCCGACAACCGCACCGTGCACCTCTACGAAGGCACGAAGCCGGACCCGCTGACCGGGGAACTAATCGGTAGTCTTGCGCGCGGTGAGCGCTGCTTCGTGTGCTCCAACTCGAAGGAATTCGTTGACCGCCTGGAAGGCGAAGTGGTGACGCGATTCGGTACCAACATCAAGGCGCTGAAGATCACCTCGGACAACTCTCAGAAGCCAGAGATTCAAGCGATCGTCAGAAACATCCGGACGCGGGCGCTGGACTATGACGTGATCTTCACATCGCCCGCGCTCGGAACGGGCATCGACATCACGTTCGACGACGATGCGCCGTTGATCGATACCGTGTATGGATTCTTTCAGGCACGGATCAACACGCACTTCGATATCGATCAGCAACTCTCGCGTGTGCGTAACCCGAAACGCGTCAACGTGTGGGTCTCTCCGCAGGAGTTTCAGTTCGAAACGGACGAAGAAGCGATCAAAGCGGAATTGCTAGCCTCTGGCACGGAACACCGACAACTGCTCAGTATCAAGAGCGACGGAAAGCTGGTCTATGACGACCTTTACGACACGGTCTATGCCTCGGTCACCGCCAGCGAGCGAGCGTCGAAGAACCGTTTGCGTCAAAATTTCATCGAACTCCGGCAGAGCAATGGATGGAAGATCGAGACGGGGACTGTCGACAGGGACACTGCGCAGCTAGGGAAAGAGGTTGGCAAGGCGGGCAAGGAGGCATTGCAGCGCGAGAGGTTCGAGCAGATTCTGGCGGCTCCGCAGATCATGACCGCACGCTACGAAGCCCTGCAGACTGCGGAGCGCAACGAAAAACTCAAGGATACGGACAAGCCGGCAATGCGTCGCTACGAGATCGAAGCGTTCTACCGCTGCGATGCCACTCCCGAACTGCTGGAGGCAGATGACGAGGGAAAACTTCGAGAAGCTGTCCGGCGCTTCGAGATGCTGATGGACAACGATGAGGAGCTGCGAAAAAAGGACAGTTGGGAATCCCATGCGCTGGCGCCGGACCAAGGGCAACTTCTCTTGAAGAAAAAACTGCTCGTAGACATGTTTACGACAGCAAGCATCATGCGCGACGGCGTATTCGATGCGGAGGTGGAGATCGAGAGTGCTCAACTGCGGGCATTCGCCGAGGAAGTACGGAAGCGAAAGGTCCAGATCGAACGCTACTTCAGCATGCCGGTGCGAGCGGACGTAGCAAAGAAACCCATTCGCCAGTTGCAGGATCTACTGGCCTGGCTAGGCCTTTCATTTCCGAAACGGCGGATCGAACAAAGCGGCAAGACGAAACGCTACTTTTATGGTCTCGATGCCGATCGACTTCGGACAGTTTCCGATTGGGTTGACGTACACAAGGATCCGCATCAATCGGAGTCTTGGCGCGCGCGGCGAGACTATGAAGCGTTGCCGGACGAGGCGGTATCCACTCCAGGAAATCCCGCCGATACCAGCGATCCGCTGGACAGACCAGCAAGGAAAGATGTGCAGCCGTCCGAGGTTTGA